The nucleotide sequence aaatagccgttaaatcgtgatttttcgttgataagaTTCGAAAAGTTTTATTCCgttatctctgaatgtttgttttttacaatttttggcgtatgcgatctcgaagtatatacaaacaagtttgatggttgtatcgttgaaattagtttcgtagaattcgtatcccatcaagttcaatggtgtgtatatatatatatatttatatatttattaagtatatttaaatttatttattttgtacgtataacacttaagaaattgaatgatatgcatatttaagccgatccaatggtcaccaatttttaatatctaatttaatatatacatatatatataattattatagtttttaggggtataaaattgttaaattaatatatataattattatagttttttagggttataaaattaatatttttcttatcgtgtatcgtgttacccatgTGTATATCAGAACCAACCATtcatcttaacaggtgcttattgggttacccgataatgacccgattcgttatcgtatCGATCCGAATatctgttaatttcgtgtcgtgtcgtattatagcaagtccacccctaaagactttgtgccagcacctagcgcatttatccactcaagtgaacagtaatagactccAGTGTATAGTAATAGaccaaagcatctccacccctaacaaaaaatagcctagtccattttattaaaatattataattttttattataaaataataaaaaataatgattttatttttaatttctgactttataaaaaaaaatattaaaatgttttTCAATTTCATCGCTGCACCTCTGCAGTTCCTTTCTCAACTTCACCGCTGTACACCCCTGCACCCTTGCACTTCCCTCCCATCTTCCAACTCTTCCCCTCCTCCTCTGCTGTCATCAACAAGCTCACACCCAACTcctgcaaaacaaaaaagattcaATCTTTTTCAATCTGGACAAACAAACAATCGAATCAGACCTGACCCATTTTCCCAAAACGCATAAACAAGCAGTCGTTTAGTAGTATTTACTCACTCTTGGTGCCAGCTCTGCAGAGCTTGTCGTCGACGACGATAGGGTTGGCGTCGTCTTGCCCCGTGGGGAGTCGTTTGgtggagaagaaagagaggaggGTCTTCCCCCTTGACCCGACCTGGCGcggaaaaaaggaaggaaaaaaaaaatggctgaTGTAATGTTGGCGTCATACGGGCCAGTCCATTCATCTGTCGATTTTGGACTGGCCTGGAGaccagcttgggctgggtgctagGCAAGAACACGGGCTGGAAAGGATTGGCTGAGTGCTAGCCTTGTTTTTTGGCTGAGTGCCGGCCTAACCACCTCCtggtggaactgctcttaggATTTGCCAGGCTACCTTCTACCTCTATTCCGGGCTTTCCACATGAGTTTGACACTCTGTCTTTCTCATGAGCGAGTGAGGAGCCACAACACGTAGGTTAAATGCACGTTTCTAACACGTCTTTGGGGCGAGAATGATGATCTTTGTGGGCTTTGCTGATCGATTATTTGTGTAAATGTTTTTCAAGCAGTACCCAAAACGTCAGTACATCCCTTGGCAGCCACACTAAGAACAGTTCCAACCTTGTAAATAGGCCGGGGGACAGGGGAGAAGAAAAGGCCTGAGGGCCTGTCAAGTTGCTCCAGCCATGAAGAGCCCGAGCTCGTGGAGAAGGCCCGAGCAGGGGGCCTGTCAATTTGTGACAGCCCCGGAGCCCGAGCTCCAagcccattttttatttttttctgtcaggcgcacgtgggggcgcgtcgcccGACAACTTTTCAGAAAAGCAGACGACTTTTCAGAATGTCacagttaccgttgggaagccacgtggcttcccacggtccgttcgatctcaacggctccttcatttggaccgttggatctcaacggtaaaaaaaataaaaaaaatcttatttaatatcaaccgttcgatctgagatcaacggtcgatattaatatgctttataaataaagaaaaaatagttttaaaattaagaaaagttaccgttgtgacacgtggcacaatctggagtgttggaattcaaatttttttaaatccaacggcagaaattaattatttgaaaaaaaaattaaaaaaatggaaaaaatccgaaaaaaatgtaaaaaatctgaaaaaaaaattgtaaaaaattgtttttacttttctataaataccacttcttctccatctaccttacacaacaatttcatattttctcaaccactttcaatcaaattcttatctttctctcaaagtttcaatccaatttttttttccacaaaatgactactgatgcaggtacaaattggtcgcttcttgaagatgttgtgtTGTGCACTagttgggttgaagttactcataattcccttacgggtaatgagatgcagttgcgagaaatgtggagtttaattcataccaaatttcttgagcaaataagtgggaaaagaaccaaagaatcgatgtctagtcgttggaaaatattttgccattcctttagtacgtggagagatgccttgacacaagctagtagtaatgttcgaagtggggcaaattatgcGGATGGGGTaagattatttgtttgtattatttatttgttacctaatttcattattattattatttgtttgcattatttatttgtgacctaatttcattattattatttgtttgtattattatttgttacctaataatttcattattattatttatttgtattatttatttgtgacctaatttcattattattatttgtttgtattatttatttgttacctaataatttcattattattatttatttgtattatttatttgttacctaatagtctcaatattattatttgtaacaacttcaagcacaagcatggtatggtgccaaaatcaaatcaagaaacaaatcattcaccaggtgggaatgttggaatattgttaaagattgtcctaaattcaaagttgtgcctgttggtccagaagtatgcATGAACAGCATCCCTCTACACAACACCTTTGTACACAGCACCCATCCacactctacacccgatcatggctcccatgttgatgaagaagatggagaagaaatgcctgaaacgcccattcctgaacaagcgtcggggttgacccgttatccaattaggcctctaggtaagaaggcttcaaagaggaaagggggtgcttccaagaatgatcatggaaagtacatgcaagaacttgctcgtcaaggtgaattgacgttggcgcgggaattggcgaaatatgaagctgacaaggctagagatgaggtaaaagctgcagctattcaacaagcatttcaagctgaacagagggaaagagagctacttaggcaagaaagggagttgcttagagaagaaagaattgcacaacgagatcgtgacattatgaacacgcgtttagaagggatgtctccaaattctaaatatttttggcagtcggagaaagcggatgtggtgcaaaggaggcgtgcaagagaagtgagatcaagacaagatggtcctagcacaacaagacaagatgatcctagcaccacagatTGGTTAAGTGGTGAggaatagggtacttttgtaaTCGGACcccatagttttccaatcactttgggttgtaatttattatttatgttgtttccattttattgaagttagtactttatttaaagtgagagtacatgtatttaatttcgtaatatatttatcctaataatagaagttttattcatcaaattgttcacgtataatgaaattataaaacacaccaaataaaactaaaaaactcaccaattggaattacataaacacaccaaataattcacaccaaataaaattacataaacatacggaATACAAAcaaactcactacaaaaaacacaccaaataaaattacataaacacaccaaatacaaacaaacatactaaataaacttaagtatcttcaacttgtttcaatgcccactggTGCTCGATCAAGTCAATTTGCCGATCATTATGCATAGatgacctttgaagtgcagtatatcgttgaatgaccctttcattgtaacgtccatccctttctaatggctcgtattgcacgggttcttcggtGGCATCATGTGCACAATATAtccgtgttcttgaattgttcatcgtgtctggctctggctcatattcatcaaccgcatcataatcaaactcatcttccacaatcatgttgtgaagaatgacgcacgtcatcatgatggatcgaagtgactctacatcgaacattctggcagcacccctgacgatcgcccaacgagcttgaaggataccaaaacaacgctccacatccttcctgcacccctcttgacagcttgcaaagtgtttttcctttgcacttcacggacgtggcactgttttgataAATGTTTCCCACCGTGGGTAAATGCCATCAGCTAAGTAGTATGCCCCGTCGTACCTACGTCCGTTGACGACGTatgtgacttttggtgcctttccttgcaggacgtcgttgaacactggggattgggcaaggacgttgagatcattttgagccccaggaaccccgaaaaaggcgtgccatatccatgtatcaaaagatgccactgcctccaaaatgatagattttgatcatTTTCTATCCCCATATGCGCCTTGTCATgaacttggacagtttttccacgtccagtgcatacaatcgatgcttcctatcatcccaagaaaacctcgcatctcgcccttcttcagaagcctttgcaagtccctGCGAGTAGGTTTtcggaggtactctgcggtgtacaaagattcgactgctccgcaaaacctcatcagggcctcaagaatggttgatttccccatcctcgttatctcatccacttggtctgcagatgctccatacgcaagcatccgcaacgcagcagtgattttttgctcaggcaggagacccataacaccacaagcattcgtcttttgcacaaagtaagaatcatggttgcaaaaatcagtcatgattctgttgaacaaatgtcgttccattctaaaatgacgtctgaagtacgtatcaagaaatgcactgttatggacaaagtaatcgtccaacagctcttcaccccgtcgttgcctgcttctatcaaggttgcttgaacggttgggcctgcatatctgagtaacagtctggatgactcgatgggaatgtgaggctctggccattcttgtttcgtcatctctccttctacgcttctcatcctcttccatctcattttcggcaatctgaaggttgaacattccttcagattggttaaacaattcttcctcttgctgatcgatttcccacatcatccttgatgaagaagaagacattgtaatgatggatggtgaagaagaagcagaaactatgaataatgagataaatatgttgagaaaattggtgtgagatttgtgaggatggatggtggattatatggacaATTAAGAAAGGATTGGATTGTAGATaaggccacgtggcatgccgtcattcgttaaaaatctgatcgaaatctatcctcaaagattctgaaaagataatgacacgtggcacgatcgtattggataaaaatcttatcgaaatcgatctccaataattatcttttcggataatgacagtGGCGGAATTTTGAATGAGTTAAAATCTGATCAAAATCTATcgtcaaagattctcaaaagataacgacacatgacacgatgacattggataaaaatcttatcgaaatcaatcgctaaataattgtttttttttttataaaatgacacgtgacgcaacgagaacgatttaaaaaatcttatccgaaattacaaataattttattttgtattatttaaacaaacaaaaaaaactaatattttattgcctattgtcaGGGGGGAGAgctccaaggatgaaaatgcaaatggcaattactgttcattaatgatagttactattcattaaaggaaATTACTATTCAAAATGATGGATTCAATAGTAGATTATCAGGGGAaaggctccatgggtggagttgctcttagcgTGAACTTTTTTGGGCAAACGTCGGTACATCCCTTGGCAGCCACAGCCAGCATGGACTTTGGGCTCTTTTTAGTGTTATACAACGACGTGGTAGCCTTGGCTTTGTTGAAGATAGTTGCCCCCATAGCCAGCACATTCCAATTAAAAATTGACAAGTGGACTCGTGGGACCCGTAGCCGCCAGTGTAAATTACACCTGTGCCCTCACGACTCCAACGTAAAGTCCCACAACGTCTTCACAGGtcacagctctctctctctgacaaaATCTCAGAGACTCGTTCAGAGACGAGACCACAAACCAACGACCCTCTTCTCCTTTTCACCTTTCACCGTACTTCCTCGTGAGTTCGAGCTTCCAATTGAAATCCCAGTAGCAGAAATGGAAACCCTAATTTCGCTTTGAATCGGAGGCCTCTTTCGACTTCCGCTCCATGACCGAATCCTGAGCTCGAATTCCGAGCAATGTCAGTCGCGGAGCTCAAAGAGCGCCACGTGGCGGCCAGCGACACCGTCAACTCGCTCAGAGAGCGGCTGAAGCAGAAGCGCGCTTCCTTGCTGGACACAGATGGTATGGCGGTGGTGGGTTTGCTGGTTTGTTAAATTACTATTGAATAATTTTGTACTGGATTGtaatttttggggtttttagATCTAATTGGTTGTGGTGGTGGAATTGTTGCAGTGGCTGAGTATGCAAGGTCACAGGGGAAGACTCCGGTCACATTTGGCCCCACCGATCTCGTATGCTGCAGAACCTTGCAAGGTCATACAGGAAAGGTATGATTACCCACATGTAATTATATGTTTTTTAGTGCGTGTGTGGTCTGTGGTGCGTTTTGTTTGTAAAAGCGAGCTTCTTTCGGTTCATTCGATTGTTCATTCATATGGGTTAATGGACTTGTTGGGCGTTGGTTGTTTGAAGCGTGCTATTCGGATTACAAAGCTAATTTCTTTTTCTAGCTTTGAATATGTGAAAATGCAATTGTGGGGTTTGACTAGTTGGGAGAGTGTTTGAGTAATTTTTGAGAGTGAAATCATACCAAACAAAAAAGTGCACGAATGCACTACTAGGGATACGGAGAAAGTTAGGTATAAAAGAGGTGAAAAGACCTCTACAAACAAACTAGTAAAACAAAAATGGACAGGTTGATTAGGGATATAGAGAAAGTTGAATAATTGGAATAAGTTAAATGTACTCAAGACAGTGGTCAAAAGTATTATTAATAGGCAGTGGCATTTTAAGTAACAAGCCCAATCAATACTAGGAGATTGACCTATAGTAATTGGGAAGAACTAGATTCAACACTTATAAAGGGTAGCTCTATTGACACCAAAAAGGTAGTTCTCTTTCTTAACTGAACATTTGTATCCTCCTACACCCATAGTCCCAAAAAAGTAACTAAAAGAATAGTTTCTTTGCAAAGAAGTCATTTTCGGGTGGGTTTGGGTCCGGACATGGcgtctttcattttgttttgagaTTGTGGGTGTAGAATGATAAATTGGCCAGTTAAGAAACTTTCAGGTGTAATAGAGCAACTACCTGCTGATAAAATTGCTATAGAGTTTGTGGGAGGTGAGTAGCTAACTAAGTTATTTCATTAATTCTGATTGAAGGTGCAATGGAAAATGAGTGGAGAAAAAGCATATTGGTTTTGAAGTTTGTAATAATAAAGTGGATATACAAAACTATGCAAAATTATAGAGGTACTAGATTAATTAAAAGTTATAGAACAACATTTGTGTTACTCTTCAGccatacaaataattaaaattcatgTCTAGTTACTGTATTTGTGATGCCAGTTCGGATAGGATAAGGTTCAATAAGATTTATGCTCACCATGACTGCTGCAGGTGTATTCGTTAGATTGGACCTCTGAAAAGAATCGAATTGTCAGTGCATCTCAAGACGGGCGTTTAATAGTGTGGAATGCACTAACAAGCCAGAAGACTCATGCCATAAAACTACCTTGTGCATGGGTCATGACTTGTGCTTTCTCACCGACTGGTCAATCTGTTGCTTGCGGTGGTCTTGATAGTGTTTGCTCTATTTTCAACTTGAATTCCCTGTGTGACAAGGATGGGAATCTACCTGTATCAAGAACACTTAGTGGGCATAAGGGTTATGTTTCCTCCTGTCAATACGTTCCAGATGAGGACACTCACCTGATTAGTGGATCTGGAGATCAAACGTGTGTTTTATGGGATATTACTACTGGACTCAGGACTTCAGTTTTTGGAGGTGAATTTCAGTCTGGACACACTGCAGATGTACTGAGGTATATCGGGTGGTTTTTAAATGGCTATATGTATAACATTTACTGCATCTGGTTCTTCTAGGTGGCCGTGTTCAATAAGCAcctcatatttaaatttttagccttacatgaagcaaaaAGAAAGACAAGAAAAGGCTTTAAAAGTTGGTACATGATTTTATATTTAGCTGAACAGTAGTGATTGAACTTACTTGATACCACTGTAAATATAATGCATGAAATTTGTTCTTTTAATTTGTCTGCTCTGGAATCCTTTGATTTAGCAGTTAAAGTTTCTGCCCATTTTCATGTCTGTGAATTTACAATGTAATGGAATTGTTTGCTCTAATTTATTCAATGCTGTTAGAAATGCGTCTACATTGATAACTTTGTCCTGGAAAGTGACGTCTTATTGGTTAATCCCGAGACAAGAATTTCTGTTCTGTATTTGAGTTTAAAAGAATCTTTCCTAATCTGTACAGCCTCCTTTACCTTTAGCTTTTCCATCATGAGCACTTTAAATGTCACACAAACATTAGTGTTTGTGAAAGGATATTATTGGTCATGGAATTCTAAGTAAACTGTTTTGCATTCTTTCAGTGTGTCCATCAATCAAAGCAACTCGAGATTGTTTGTGTCTGGTTCTTGTGATACAACTGCCCGATTGTGGGATACTCGTGTTGCAAGTCGAGCAGTGCGGACGTTTCATGGTCATGAGGGGGATGTTAATGTGGTAAAGTTCTTTCCAGATGGAAATAGATTTGGAACTGGCTCAGATGATGGAACTTGCAGATTGTTTGACATTAGAACCGGGCACCAGCTCCAAGTATACCATCAGCCACATGGTGATAATGATATCCCACCTGTGAAAACCATTGCATTCTCAATATCAGGAAGGCTTCTCTTTGCTGGATACACAAATGGGGATTGCTATGTATGGGATACTTTGTTGGCAAAGGTAAAGCCAATTTAATTGACCACAGTCTACCTCTTCACCGAATACCAATATGCTTTTGCATCATCAGCTGACCACGCTTTTTCTAATAAATTGCCTTGTACTTTAGATTCAAGTTTTGGTCTATCAGCATTTTACTCAGCATGTTTATTGTCAACTTCTTGCATGGGTGTACTTCACATTCACATACATTTGAATTATAAAGTTACATGTTTTATTGTAATTAAGATAGACCAGAGTTATTTAAGTGAATTTCTATTTCCCATAAATTACTTTTGCATTGTATGAATTCCGGTCATAAAAGTATGTAAATTTGGAGCTACGCTAGGTTACCTATGTCTGATTGCATTTTTCTGTTATGCTAAACACAGCAGAATCTTTTGTTCACAGTGTGAAGTCATCCTACTCAACTAGTTCCGTTTAGTAGTTGATAACTTGAAATTTTGTAGCTTAGATCTTATTTCTCCCTTGATTG is from Malus sylvestris chromosome 5, drMalSylv7.2, whole genome shotgun sequence and encodes:
- the LOC126623569 gene encoding guanine nucleotide-binding protein subunit beta-1 — encoded protein: MSVAELKERHVAASDTVNSLRERLKQKRASLLDTDVAEYARSQGKTPVTFGPTDLVCCRTLQGHTGKVYSLDWTSEKNRIVSASQDGRLIVWNALTSQKTHAIKLPCAWVMTCAFSPTGQSVACGGLDSVCSIFNLNSLCDKDGNLPVSRTLSGHKGYVSSCQYVPDEDTHLISGSGDQTCVLWDITTGLRTSVFGGEFQSGHTADVLSVSINQSNSRLFVSGSCDTTARLWDTRVASRAVRTFHGHEGDVNVVKFFPDGNRFGTGSDDGTCRLFDIRTGHQLQVYHQPHGDNDIPPVKTIAFSISGRLLFAGYTNGDCYVWDTLLAKVVLNLGSLQNSHEAQISCLGLSADGSALCTGSWDTNLKIWAFGGHRKII